One part of the Acetoanaerobium sticklandii genome encodes these proteins:
- a CDS encoding LacI family DNA-binding transcriptional regulator: protein MAVTIKDVAKMAGVSISTVSRVINNSKPVSSDIRDQVLKVIKETGYVPNPVARSLVTKRSNIIGVIVPDISSLFVGDLLSGIEEIGRMYEYDIFLCNTYGESERELKYINLLKSKAVAGIIFVSEKLEKPQIDLIKESQIPSVYISKNAKDFDVYSIGIDHKQASYDMTNYFINKGKKKIAFLRASVEDNIEDSERYKGYKRALEDSGIDLDKSLVLQGDSTNESGYRIVEMLIEKGNIPEAIFASSDELAVGALNALLDNRINVPKDVSIAGYDDTRIASMIRPSLTVIKQPIYDMGAVAARIIVKLIDNQDVEEKYIILPHTLIERQSS from the coding sequence ATGGCAGTAACAATTAAAGATGTCGCAAAGATGGCGGGTGTTTCTATTTCTACAGTGTCTAGAGTAATTAATAATTCTAAGCCTGTAAGCAGTGACATTAGAGATCAGGTACTTAAAGTGATAAAAGAAACTGGATATGTTCCAAATCCAGTAGCAAGAAGCTTGGTTACAAAAAGAAGCAATATTATAGGAGTTATAGTTCCTGATATATCGAGCTTGTTTGTAGGAGATTTACTTAGCGGAATTGAAGAAATAGGAAGAATGTATGAATATGATATATTTCTTTGTAATACCTATGGAGAATCAGAAAGGGAGCTTAAATATATCAACCTTCTTAAATCTAAAGCAGTTGCAGGTATTATATTTGTAAGTGAAAAGCTAGAAAAGCCACAAATCGACTTGATTAAGGAGAGTCAGATTCCATCAGTCTATATTAGCAAAAATGCTAAAGATTTTGATGTATATTCGATTGGAATCGACCATAAGCAAGCTTCTTATGATATGACTAACTACTTTATAAACAAAGGAAAGAAAAAAATTGCTTTTCTAAGAGCATCAGTGGAAGATAATATTGAGGATTCAGAAAGATATAAAGGCTACAAAAGAGCTCTCGAGGATTCTGGAATTGATTTAGACAAAAGCTTGGTGCTTCAGGGTGATTCCACAAATGAATCTGGATATAGGATAGTAGAGATGCTGATAGAAAAAGGAAATATACCAGAGGCTATATTTGCATCGAGTGATGAATTAGCTGTGGGCGCCCTTAATGCTCTTCTTGACAATAGGATTAATGTGCCAAAGGACGTTTCTATAGCTGGTTATGACGACACTAGAATAGCATCTATGATTAGACCTTCGCTAACTGTTATAAAACAGCCTATTTATGATATGGGAGCAGTAGCTGCAAGAATCATTGTAAAATTAATCGATAATCAAGATGTAGAGGAAAAATATATCATTTTACCACATACATTAATTGAAAGACAAAGCTCTTAA
- a CDS encoding GGDEF domain-containing protein, producing the protein MTFDLDTALKDSFYMIASFAESGDIIYKNNKFNMYFPDVKSKDDFMDITYEQEVFGRNRKRIIVESPDMDGIIKFEVNYSKGISSYIGTKINYDEIIELGHYTGIPVKKDKARHNSKISVSKTKMNAYATMLVGKDEKIKYITDNIYEILGSNIYLDKTLTEVFGNDIALEIKNRINYLRVFDDTTLEIDGKLIVLSEMNSKYLVVNIYPYSANVMNKFEEVSYLRYKIKNLESEISSRDKFIKAQKEVYKNISTVDSLTKLYTRRYLIERYNEALNKSKNYGYKFSLINFHIENFKKINSDIGYDKADDLLKKLSMLIRKTMDHKHDLAFRVSSAEFVVLSSFTTKELAKDKYELIRNQFQEQTGFELKMRVIDSEDEVAMTENTALTNIEE; encoded by the coding sequence ATGACTTTTGACTTAGATACTGCGCTTAAAGATAGCTTCTATATGATTGCTTCGTTTGCTGAATCTGGAGATATTATTTATAAAAATAATAAATTTAATATGTACTTTCCTGATGTTAAGTCGAAAGATGATTTTATGGATATAACCTATGAGCAGGAAGTTTTTGGCAGAAACAGGAAAAGAATTATTGTGGAATCACCAGATATGGATGGGATAATTAAATTTGAGGTGAATTACTCAAAGGGCATAAGCTCTTATATAGGAACGAAAATTAATTATGATGAAATAATTGAACTGGGTCATTACACAGGAATACCTGTAAAAAAAGATAAAGCTAGGCATAACTCCAAAATATCGGTATCAAAAACTAAAATGAACGCTTATGCTACTATGCTGGTAGGTAAGGATGAAAAAATAAAGTATATAACTGATAACATATACGAGATTTTAGGCTCAAATATCTACCTAGATAAAACGCTTACTGAAGTTTTTGGAAATGATATAGCCTTAGAAATAAAAAATAGAATCAATTATCTAAGAGTATTTGACGATACTACTTTGGAAATAGATGGAAAACTAATCGTTCTGTCAGAAATGAACTCGAAGTACTTAGTTGTTAATATCTATCCTTATTCTGCTAATGTTATGAATAAATTTGAAGAGGTATCATATTTAAGATATAAAATAAAGAATCTAGAATCCGAGATTAGCTCTAGAGATAAATTTATTAAGGCTCAAAAGGAAGTCTACAAAAATATATCAACAGTAGACAGTCTTACTAAGCTATATACTAGACGTTATCTTATAGAAAGATACAATGAAGCTTTAAATAAATCTAAGAATTATGGGTATAAGTTCTCCCTTATAAATTTCCATATAGAAAATTTCAAAAAAATAAATTCTGATATAGGTTATGATAAAGCTGATGATTTACTGAAAAAGCTATCAATGCTTATTAGAAAAACCATGGATCATAAGCATGATTTAGCTTTTAGAGTTTCAAGCGCTGAGTTTGTAGTTTTATCTTCATTTACAACCAAGGAATTAGCCAAGGATAAATATGAGCTGATAAGAAATCAATTTCAGGAACAAACAGGATTTGAGTTGAAGATGAGGGTTATAGATTCTGAGGATGAAGTTGCTATGACTGAAAATACTGCACTTACCAATATAGAAGAATAA
- a CDS encoding NAD(+)/NADH kinase, whose product MKRKIIITYNSYDRSIRTAKILRTKLASAGFEVLEKPDPEAELFIAIGGDGSFLKTLHDYDFPEVPIIGINTGHLGFFQEIMPPQIDNFIDAYINKRYTIQEIHPIEALICTRTSCVELQAINEFVVKGDKSRTIHLNLSVNTNFIECFSGDGVILSTPTGSTAYNYSSGGSIVDPSLKLIQVTPLSPINTNAYRSFTSSIILPSDAIVKISPEYRFEDSLVFVTDGIEHRYDQIVDLTFQTSTINIKLLRLGGYEFWSKVTEKFL is encoded by the coding sequence TTGAAGCGAAAAATAATTATTACGTATAACTCATATGATCGTTCTATAAGAACAGCTAAAATACTGCGTACCAAACTAGCCTCTGCTGGCTTTGAGGTTTTGGAAAAGCCTGACCCTGAAGCTGAGCTATTTATAGCCATAGGAGGAGATGGATCATTTTTAAAAACCCTTCACGACTACGATTTTCCAGAAGTTCCGATTATCGGTATAAATACAGGTCACTTAGGCTTTTTCCAAGAGATTATGCCTCCCCAAATAGACAACTTTATAGATGCCTATATAAACAAAAGATATACTATCCAAGAGATTCATCCTATAGAGGCATTAATCTGCACTAGAACCAGCTGTGTTGAGCTACAGGCTATCAATGAATTCGTAGTCAAAGGTGACAAAAGTAGAACTATTCATTTAAACCTCAGCGTAAATACCAACTTCATAGAGTGTTTTAGTGGAGATGGAGTTATTTTATCTACTCCCACAGGCTCTACTGCATATAATTATTCTTCAGGAGGAAGTATAGTTGACCCTAGCTTGAAGCTAATACAAGTGACACCTTTATCTCCTATAAATACAAATGCATATAGATCCTTTACCTCTAGCATAATCCTCCCCTCTGACGCAATAGTAAAAATCAGCCCTGAATATAGATTCGAGGACTCTTTGGTATTTGTTACAGACGGAATAGAGCATAGATATGATCAGATAGTAGACCTTACCTTTCAGACCTCTACTATAAATATTAAGCTACTTAGACTTGGAGGATATGAATTTTGGAGCAAGGTAACAGAAAAGTTTCTGTAA
- the trmB gene encoding tRNA (guanosine(46)-N7)-methyltransferase TrmB: MRYRKAKNYKEKMSVFEGKTYIDLSLITKLDIKEAYANNQPLMLEIGCGKGGFLLELARRNPEVNYLGIEKNDALLLEAVTKAFEENLDNIKFVSFDASKIEDYFTKGDVCRIYLNFSDPWPKARHHRRRLTSRCFLSKYTEVLNESKSLIFKTDNRNLFEFTLLELSARKDSLISVDLDLHSKDFESDDERLILTEYEKRFMAQKLPIYRLEAQLLGNNRL; the protein is encoded by the coding sequence TTGAGATATAGGAAAGCTAAAAATTACAAAGAAAAAATGTCAGTATTTGAAGGAAAAACCTATATTGATTTAAGCTTGATTACAAAGCTAGATATAAAAGAAGCGTACGCTAATAATCAGCCTTTAATGCTTGAAATAGGTTGTGGTAAAGGTGGATTTTTATTAGAATTAGCGAGGAGAAATCCTGAAGTAAATTACTTAGGAATTGAAAAAAATGATGCACTTTTGTTAGAGGCAGTAACAAAGGCATTCGAAGAAAATCTAGATAATATAAAATTTGTAAGCTTTGATGCTAGTAAAATAGAGGATTATTTTACTAAGGGAGATGTCTGCAGAATATATCTTAATTTTTCAGATCCTTGGCCCAAAGCTAGACATCATAGGAGAAGATTGACTAGCAGATGTTTTTTAAGTAAATATACTGAGGTTTTAAATGAAAGCAAAAGCTTGATATTTAAAACAGATAACAGAAATCTTTTTGAATTTACTTTACTTGAGCTAAGCGCAAGGAAAGACAGCTTGATATCAGTAGATTTGGATTTGCACTCTAAGGATTTTGAATCAGATGATGAGAGGCTTATATTAACTGAATATGAAAAAAGATTTATGGCACAAAAATTACCGATTTATCGTCTAGAGGCTCAGCTTTTGGGTAATAATAGGTTGTAA
- the yfcE gene encoding phosphodiesterase: MKIGVISDTHGSLYFFEMAMNYLKDCDKIIHAGDILYHGPRNDIPGGYNPKELAEKINALDNIVFAKGNCDSDVDQMVINHPIQSPYTVLDADNLNILITHGYTKSKEDMIQEAKKFKADILIYGHTHKKELAKYDSLIVLNPGSTSIPKDGSRSVAIIDSDKIVLIDIENNGNILNELCIK; the protein is encoded by the coding sequence ATGAAAATAGGTGTAATAAGCGATACCCATGGAAGTCTTTATTTTTTTGAAATGGCTATGAATTATCTTAAAGATTGCGATAAAATAATTCATGCAGGCGACATATTATATCACGGTCCTAGAAATGATATCCCTGGAGGATACAATCCAAAAGAGCTTGCTGAAAAAATAAATGCACTAGATAATATTGTATTTGCAAAAGGTAATTGCGATAGCGATGTTGATCAGATGGTTATAAATCATCCTATCCAGAGCCCTTATACAGTACTTGATGCGGATAATCTAAATATATTGATTACCCATGGCTATACTAAATCAAAAGAGGATATGATTCAAGAGGCTAAAAAGTTTAAAGCCGATATTTTAATATATGGACACACTCACAAAAAGGAGCTTGCAAAATACGACTCCTTAATAGTATTAAACCCTGGAAGCACTTCTATCCCAAAAGATGGCTCAAGGTCAGTTGCTATTATAGATTCAGATAAAATAGTTCTAATCGATATAGAAAACAATGGAAATATTCTGAACGAGCTGTGCATTAAATAA
- a CDS encoding hemolysin family protein gives MLSLSKIRLKHMVKENVKNARRIEKLLDDPNRLIGTILIGNNVVNIGASSIATALAIKLYPNGGVGIATAIMTILVLIFGEVTPKNLALQHSEKFSLRITPIIDFLVKLLSPLVFVLTRITNLIIKILGGKPDDKKPFITEEELKTLVDVSSKEGVLEHEEKEMIYNIFEFGDLRVADVMIQRMDIKAISVEDTYDEIIQVFKNEKFSRLPIYEDTIDNIIGVLYAKDLFFLDREADRLNFDVRDYMRAPFNTFEFIMISDFFKQMQGNKIHMATVLDEYGGVAGIITMEDIVESIFGEIDDEYDDTEEEIEVIKEDEYVVNGAARLSDLNDMLGINLESEDFESVGGFIIGEIGRLPKTGEIIQHKNIKFIIENVDKNRIKKVRIFT, from the coding sequence TTGCTATCGCTTAGTAAAATTAGACTTAAGCACATGGTTAAGGAAAATGTGAAAAATGCTAGAAGAATTGAAAAACTTTTAGATGACCCAAACAGATTAATAGGAACTATATTGATTGGAAATAATGTTGTTAACATAGGAGCATCGTCTATTGCTACAGCTCTTGCTATTAAGCTTTACCCTAACGGAGGAGTAGGAATAGCTACTGCAATAATGACTATTTTAGTCCTTATTTTTGGGGAAGTAACACCAAAAAATTTAGCGCTTCAGCATTCTGAAAAATTTTCGCTTAGAATTACTCCTATTATAGATTTTTTAGTTAAATTACTTTCTCCTCTAGTATTTGTACTTACTAGAATAACTAATCTAATAATAAAAATTTTAGGTGGAAAGCCTGACGATAAAAAGCCGTTTATTACAGAAGAAGAACTGAAGACCTTAGTAGATGTGTCTAGTAAGGAAGGGGTACTAGAACACGAAGAAAAAGAAATGATTTATAATATTTTTGAGTTTGGAGACCTAAGGGTAGCTGATGTAATGATCCAGAGAATGGATATAAAAGCAATATCTGTTGAGGATACTTACGATGAAATTATCCAGGTATTTAAAAATGAGAAATTCTCTAGACTACCTATTTATGAAGACACGATAGATAATATTATTGGAGTTCTTTACGCAAAGGATTTGTTCTTTTTAGATAGGGAAGCAGACAGACTTAACTTTGATGTGAGAGACTATATGAGAGCTCCGTTTAATACTTTTGAATTTATAATGATATCTGATTTTTTCAAACAGATGCAAGGTAATAAAATCCATATGGCTACTGTTCTGGATGAATACGGAGGAGTGGCAGGAATAATTACTATGGAGGATATTGTAGAAAGTATTTTCGGTGAAATAGACGATGAGTACGATGATACTGAAGAGGAAATTGAAGTTATAAAAGAAGATGAGTATGTTGTAAATGGAGCAGCAAGACTTTCTGATTTAAATGACATGCTAGGTATAAATCTAGAGTCGGAGGATTTTGAATCTGTAGGAGGCTTTATTATTGGAGAAATAGGAAGACTTCCAAAAACAGGAGAAATAATACAACATAAAAACATAAAATTTATCATAGAAAATGTGGATAAAAATAGAATTAAAAAGGTAAGAATTTTTACCTAA
- a CDS encoding RluA family pseudouridine synthase yields MWFNDQQYNKLVWKNESRNDTLKQILLNDMRISLRLLYSLKKDKQIFVNKKFYKMHEIVNIGDIIEVNLPDEANEYDAEDMDIKLLYEDADLMVIEKEPFIVVHPTKGHQRNTLANGLIKLFKDKSINSKIRFVNRLDRDTSGILIVAKNSYCHSILTKNDAMHEMEKKYYAVVSGHLDKASGVIDLPIDKSEDGIRRIVSDKGQRAVTRYKVIDKLKYATLLEISLETGRTHQIRVHFSHIGHPLLGDELYGGDMSLLNRQALHCFELGFYSPRKSEITYIKSELPHDMRELVEKLSLAY; encoded by the coding sequence ATGTGGTTTAATGACCAGCAATATAATAAATTAGTATGGAAAAATGAATCGAGAAACGACACCCTAAAGCAAATACTCCTAAATGATATGAGAATATCTCTTAGATTACTATACTCTTTGAAAAAAGATAAGCAGATATTTGTAAATAAAAAATTTTACAAAATGCATGAGATTGTAAATATAGGAGATATAATAGAAGTTAATTTGCCAGATGAAGCAAATGAGTATGATGCTGAAGACATGGATATAAAGCTGCTTTATGAAGATGCAGATTTGATGGTTATAGAAAAAGAGCCTTTTATAGTAGTTCATCCGACGAAAGGACATCAAAGAAATACTCTTGCCAATGGACTTATTAAGCTATTTAAGGATAAGTCTATAAACTCTAAGATTAGATTCGTAAATAGGCTAGATAGGGATACGTCTGGAATTCTAATAGTAGCAAAGAATAGCTATTGCCATAGTATACTTACTAAAAATGATGCAATGCACGAAATGGAAAAAAAATATTATGCTGTTGTAAGTGGACATTTAGATAAGGCAAGCGGAGTAATTGACCTTCCGATAGATAAGAGTGAAGACGGTATAAGAAGAATAGTTTCAGATAAAGGACAACGAGCAGTAACAAGATATAAGGTTATAGACAAACTAAAGTATGCAACACTACTTGAAATATCATTGGAAACAGGTAGAACGCATCAGATAAGAGTGCATTTTTCTCATATAGGGCATCCACTTTTGGGAGATGAGCTATATGGTGGAGATATGAGCTTATTAAATCGACAAGCTCTTCATTGCTTTGAGCTAGGATTTTATTCACCTAGAAAATCTGAAATTACATATATAAAATCAGAGCTCCCTCATGACATGAGAGAGCTAGTTGAAAAATTGTCGCTTGCTTATTGA
- the acpP gene encoding acyl carrier protein has protein sequence MIYETIRTIIAEHLGINESKISLDTSINEDLEIDSLDAVEIIMAIEDAFSIEVDEEAIEQFTTVREMVEYVESHQ, from the coding sequence ATGATTTATGAAACAATAAGAACTATCATTGCAGAGCATCTTGGTATAAATGAAAGTAAGATATCACTTGATACATCTATTAATGAAGATCTCGAAATAGATTCTCTAGATGCTGTTGAAATCATTATGGCCATTGAAGATGCATTCTCTATCGAAGTAGACGAAGAAGCTATAGAGCAATTTACTACAGTTAGAGAAATGGTAGAATATGTAGAATCGCATCAATAA